Proteins encoded within one genomic window of Dasypus novemcinctus isolate mDasNov1 chromosome 17, mDasNov1.1.hap2, whole genome shotgun sequence:
- the LOC131273999 gene encoding C-type lectin domain family 4 member F-like isoform X2, with translation MDAMPRRRFRPFWHSGQDKEALQLFKEHSSTWAVEMQMLKYKVDNVCSQIQMLSGHLENTSADIRMVKGVLEDAGTCHIQTQMLRNSLEGAVAEIQGLRRALEKANTLNSQTQDFLQSSSENTSFALHMLSQDLEDANAEIQLLKTQMLEKRLKDAEDEIQRLKVNVSNTNSLSMKIQEQESSLETLRAACASQEQLQRTQTQYVQFLQDCCKFYCRCLHYFSDVKKCSEGAEQFCASQGAHLALVSSEEEQVFEQGAAGQLAAQERAHGGLCPYSADVQ, from the exons ATTCCGACCGTTTTGGCATAGTGGCCAAGATAAGGAAGCTCTCCAGCTGTTTAAAGAACATTCTAGCACCTGGGCTGTGGAGATGCAGATGCTGAAGTACAAGGTGGACAATGTCTGTTCTCAGATCCAGATGCTCAGCGGCCACCTGGAAAACACCAGTGCTGACATCCGGATGGTCAAAGGAGTTCTAGAGGATGCTGGCACCTGCCATATCCAGACCCAGATGTTAAGAAATTCCTTGGAGGGGGCTGTTGCTGAGATCCAGGGCCTAAGGAGAGCTCTGGAAAAGGCAAACACATTGAATTCCCAGACCCAAGATTTCTTACAAAGCAGTTCAGAAAACACCAGCTTTGCACTCCACATGTTAAGCCAAGACCTAGAAGATGCCAACGCTGAAATTCAGCTGTTAAAG ACCCAGATGTTAGAAAAGAGACTGAAGGACGCAGAGGATGAGATCCAGAGGCTAAAAGTTAATGTGAGTAATACCAACTCACTAAGCATGAAAATCCAGGAGCAGGAGAGCAGCCTGGAGACCCTCCGCGCAGCCTGTGCTTCACAGGAGCAGCTACAAAGGACCCAAA CTCAGTATGTCCAGTTTCTCCAGGATTGCTGTAAGTTCTACTGTCGGTGCTTGCATTACTTTTCTGATGTCAAGAAGTGTTCGGAGGGGGCTGAGCAGTTCTGTGCATCCCAAGGAGCTCACCTGGCATTGGTGTCCTCTGAGGAAGAGCAG GTTTTTGAGCAAGGAGCAGCTGGACAACTGGCAGCACAGGAACGGGCCCACGGAGGACTGTGTCCATACTCAGCAGATGTGCAGTGA
- the LOC131273999 gene encoding C-type lectin domain family 4 member F-like isoform X4: MQMLKYKVDNVCSQIQMLSGHLENTSADIRMVKGVLEDAGTCHIQTQMLRNSLEGAVAEIQGLRRALEKANTLNSQTQDFLQSSSENTSFALHMLSQDLEDANAEIQLLKTQMLEKRLKDAEDEIQRLKVNVSNTNSLSMKIQEQESSLETLRAACASQEQLQRTQTQYVQFLQDCCKFYCRCLHYFSDVKKCSEGAEQFCASQGAHLALVSSEEEQVFEQGAAGQLAAQERAHGGLCPYSADVQ; encoded by the exons ATGCAGATGCTGAAGTACAAGGTGGACAATGTCTGTTCTCAGATCCAGATGCTCAGCGGCCACCTGGAAAACACCAGTGCTGACATCCGGATGGTCAAAGGAGTTCTAGAGGATGCTGGCACCTGCCATATCCAGACCCAGATGTTAAGAAATTCCTTGGAGGGGGCTGTTGCTGAGATCCAGGGCCTAAGGAGAGCTCTGGAAAAGGCAAACACATTGAATTCCCAGACCCAAGATTTCTTACAAAGCAGTTCAGAAAACACCAGCTTTGCACTCCACATGTTAAGCCAAGACCTAGAAGATGCCAACGCTGAAATTCAGCTGTTAAAG ACCCAGATGTTAGAAAAGAGACTGAAGGACGCAGAGGATGAGATCCAGAGGCTAAAAGTTAATGTGAGTAATACCAACTCACTAAGCATGAAAATCCAGGAGCAGGAGAGCAGCCTGGAGACCCTCCGCGCAGCCTGTGCTTCACAGGAGCAGCTACAAAGGACCCAAA CTCAGTATGTCCAGTTTCTCCAGGATTGCTGTAAGTTCTACTGTCGGTGCTTGCATTACTTTTCTGATGTCAAGAAGTGTTCGGAGGGGGCTGAGCAGTTCTGTGCATCCCAAGGAGCTCACCTGGCATTGGTGTCCTCTGAGGAAGAGCAG GTTTTTGAGCAAGGAGCAGCTGGACAACTGGCAGCACAGGAACGGGCCCACGGAGGACTGTGTCCATACTCAGCAGATGTGCAGTGA
- the LOC131273999 gene encoding C-type lectin domain family 4 member F-like isoform X3: MLPHEMGLFGQPLHFFPCRFRPFWHSGQDKEALQLFKEHSSTWAVEMQMLKYKVDNVCSQIQMLSGHLENTSADIRMVKGVLEDAGTCHIQTQMLRNSLEGAVAEIQGLRRALEKANTLNSQTQDFLQSSSENTSFALHMLSQDLEDANAEIQLLKLSMSSFSRIAVSSTVGACITFLMSRSVRRGLSSSVHPKELTWHWCPLRKSRFLSKEQLDNWQHRNGPTEDCVHTQQMCSDIYCDATYQWVCKKSVGHNVA, encoded by the exons ATGCTTCCCCATGAAATGGGCCTCTTTGGCCAACCTCTCCATTTCTTCCCCTGCAGATTCCGACCGTTTTGGCATAGTGGCCAAGATAAGGAAGCTCTCCAGCTGTTTAAAGAACATTCTAGCACCTGGGCTGTGGAGATGCAGATGCTGAAGTACAAGGTGGACAATGTCTGTTCTCAGATCCAGATGCTCAGCGGCCACCTGGAAAACACCAGTGCTGACATCCGGATGGTCAAAGGAGTTCTAGAGGATGCTGGCACCTGCCATATCCAGACCCAGATGTTAAGAAATTCCTTGGAGGGGGCTGTTGCTGAGATCCAGGGCCTAAGGAGAGCTCTGGAAAAGGCAAACACATTGAATTCCCAGACCCAAGATTTCTTACAAAGCAGTTCAGAAAACACCAGCTTTGCACTCCACATGTTAAGCCAAGACCTAGAAGATGCCAACGCTGAAATTCAGCTGTTAAAG CTCAGTATGTCCAGTTTCTCCAGGATTGCTGTAAGTTCTACTGTCGGTGCTTGCATTACTTTTCTGATGTCAAGAAGTGTTCGGAGGGGGCTGAGCAGTTCTGTGCATCCCAAGGAGCTCACCTGGCATTGGTGTCCTCTGAGGAAGAGCAG GTTTTTGAGCAAGGAGCAGCTGGACAACTGGCAGCACAGGAACGGGCCCACGGAGGACTGTGTCCATACTCAGCAGATGTGCAGTGACATATACTGTGATGCCACCTACCAGTGGGTCTGCAAGAAATCCGTGGGCCACAACGTGGCCTGA
- the LOC131273999 gene encoding C-type lectin domain family 4 member F-like isoform X1, whose amino-acid sequence MLPHEMGLFGQPLHFFPCRFRPFWHSGQDKEALQLFKEHSSTWAVEMQMLKYKVDNVCSQIQMLSGHLENTSADIRMVKGVLEDAGTCHIQTQMLRNSLEGAVAEIQGLRRALEKANTLNSQTQDFLQSSSENTSFALHMLSQDLEDANAEIQLLKTQMLEKRLKDAEDEIQRLKVNVSNTNSLSMKIQEQESSLETLRAACASQEQLQRTQTQYVQFLQDCCKFYCRCLHYFSDVKKCSEGAEQFCASQGAHLALVSSEEEQVFEQGAAGQLAAQERAHGGLCPYSADVQ is encoded by the exons ATGCTTCCCCATGAAATGGGCCTCTTTGGCCAACCTCTCCATTTCTTCCCCTGCAGATTCCGACCGTTTTGGCATAGTGGCCAAGATAAGGAAGCTCTCCAGCTGTTTAAAGAACATTCTAGCACCTGGGCTGTGGAGATGCAGATGCTGAAGTACAAGGTGGACAATGTCTGTTCTCAGATCCAGATGCTCAGCGGCCACCTGGAAAACACCAGTGCTGACATCCGGATGGTCAAAGGAGTTCTAGAGGATGCTGGCACCTGCCATATCCAGACCCAGATGTTAAGAAATTCCTTGGAGGGGGCTGTTGCTGAGATCCAGGGCCTAAGGAGAGCTCTGGAAAAGGCAAACACATTGAATTCCCAGACCCAAGATTTCTTACAAAGCAGTTCAGAAAACACCAGCTTTGCACTCCACATGTTAAGCCAAGACCTAGAAGATGCCAACGCTGAAATTCAGCTGTTAAAG ACCCAGATGTTAGAAAAGAGACTGAAGGACGCAGAGGATGAGATCCAGAGGCTAAAAGTTAATGTGAGTAATACCAACTCACTAAGCATGAAAATCCAGGAGCAGGAGAGCAGCCTGGAGACCCTCCGCGCAGCCTGTGCTTCACAGGAGCAGCTACAAAGGACCCAAA CTCAGTATGTCCAGTTTCTCCAGGATTGCTGTAAGTTCTACTGTCGGTGCTTGCATTACTTTTCTGATGTCAAGAAGTGTTCGGAGGGGGCTGAGCAGTTCTGTGCATCCCAAGGAGCTCACCTGGCATTGGTGTCCTCTGAGGAAGAGCAG GTTTTTGAGCAAGGAGCAGCTGGACAACTGGCAGCACAGGAACGGGCCCACGGAGGACTGTGTCCATACTCAGCAGATGTGCAGTGA
- the LOC131273999 gene encoding C-type lectin domain family 4 member F-like isoform X5, with translation MDAMPRRRFRPFWHSGQDKEALQLFKEHSSTWAVEMQMLKYKVDNVCSQIQMLSGHLENTSADIRMVKGVLEDAGTCHIQTQMLRNSLEGAVAEIQGLRRALEKANTLNSQTQDFLQSSSENTSFALHMLSQDLEDANAEIQLLKLSMSSFSRIAVSSTVGACITFLMSRSVRRGLSSSVHPKELTWHWCPLRKSRFLSKEQLDNWQHRNGPTEDCVHTQQMCSDIYCDATYQWVCKKSVGHNVA, from the exons ATTCCGACCGTTTTGGCATAGTGGCCAAGATAAGGAAGCTCTCCAGCTGTTTAAAGAACATTCTAGCACCTGGGCTGTGGAGATGCAGATGCTGAAGTACAAGGTGGACAATGTCTGTTCTCAGATCCAGATGCTCAGCGGCCACCTGGAAAACACCAGTGCTGACATCCGGATGGTCAAAGGAGTTCTAGAGGATGCTGGCACCTGCCATATCCAGACCCAGATGTTAAGAAATTCCTTGGAGGGGGCTGTTGCTGAGATCCAGGGCCTAAGGAGAGCTCTGGAAAAGGCAAACACATTGAATTCCCAGACCCAAGATTTCTTACAAAGCAGTTCAGAAAACACCAGCTTTGCACTCCACATGTTAAGCCAAGACCTAGAAGATGCCAACGCTGAAATTCAGCTGTTAAAG CTCAGTATGTCCAGTTTCTCCAGGATTGCTGTAAGTTCTACTGTCGGTGCTTGCATTACTTTTCTGATGTCAAGAAGTGTTCGGAGGGGGCTGAGCAGTTCTGTGCATCCCAAGGAGCTCACCTGGCATTGGTGTCCTCTGAGGAAGAGCAG GTTTTTGAGCAAGGAGCAGCTGGACAACTGGCAGCACAGGAACGGGCCCACGGAGGACTGTGTCCATACTCAGCAGATGTGCAGTGACATATACTGTGATGCCACCTACCAGTGGGTCTGCAAGAAATCCGTGGGCCACAACGTGGCCTGA